The window GTTTCACGGATTAATCTCTTCCCGGCGACACATTTCCAATCTCCAGTTTACTTGACTTGTCATTCAAACTTCACGTATCTATAAATCTCAGGCTATAACCAGTCCTTTTTTATCAATGAGGTTATAATCCGTGTGAGCTTTTTAGGCAAGCCATCCAGCGGGAAGAACCTTGCATCAATCGATTCCACTCCGTCCGGCCGAAGCCTTCCACCCTTGATATCCTCTGTCTGATACACAACCGTGACAGCATAATACTGGTCCCCATTTGGAAGGTGAACAAAGTATTCGTTGCCTGATAGTACTGTGACCAGGTCAAGGTCACCGATCTCCAGCCCTGTTTCCTCTGCCACTTCACGGCGGGCGGTGTCCTCAGCCGACTCGCCAAGCTCCATCAAGCCGCCAGGTACACCCCATTGGCCGTCATGCCTTTTTTGCAAAAGAAGCTCGCCTTTTTCATTAAAAACAGCCACCGCTGATCCAACAAGAATGAGCGGACGTTGTCCAGTCACTTCTCGCAGTTCTTCTATGTATCCCATATCTCACCTTTTACTCGTTAAGCAGTTCACCAACTAGCCGAACAGCCTTTTCGAGCCTTTCCTGATAATTGCCACTGATGGTTTGATACGAAATCGCATGTTCATCGAGCAAGCCTTTGAGAATCATATGATTCCGCTCCCGAACTTCCTGCTCGCCAAATGAGCGCGTGCCATCATCGACCCACTCTACATCCGGCTCAAGCAGCAGCCATAAATCGTAGGTTTGTGTTCTTGCGATTTCATCGAGGATTGCCTGCCTTTTTCCCTGATAAGCAATTGAGAAGTATTGAGTGACAATAGCTTCCGTATCGACAAACAACACTTTATTGGCTTGTTGAAGCTTTTCCTCTTCCCGGCATTTATGCCCAAAAGCAATTTGCGAAAAATCTTCATCGAGCGTTATCCCTTCACAGCCACCTACTTTTTCATAAAAAGTCCGCCCATATTCTTCTACAAACGCAGTATTGTATAATGCAGCCAGATTCCGGACGAGAGTTGATTTGCCGCAGCTTTCCGTACCGACAACGACAACCTTTTTAGCAAAGTACGGTTTCACACAGTCGGGGAGCCACTGCCAATGCTTTATGGGTCCTTCAGTACGAAGCATTGTCCCGGAAATAGAATAAGCCTGCCGCTCTGGATCAATTACAACATGCCGGGCTGCTGGGTACAATTTTTCAAAATTACCACCGTATGAAGGCTCCGAGCTAAACACCGTATCGATTTCCTTCCCGACAGCAGCATTGATCAGTTCAGCTCCACGCTCCCAATCTGAAAACTGGCCTGTTTGGATTTCCTCTACAGCATGCACAAAAACATGCGGCAACTCCTTTGTCAGCTCTGTCCACCAGCGAAGCCGGATTTGGTGGGGAATGTGCGGGATCATGGCATTTTTAAGAATAACATTTCGCTCATAACTATCATCATACGAAACAATCACATGCAATTCATCGACCATGGTGCTAGCCTTTATCATCGCGTATACATGGCCTATATGAAGAGGGTAGAATTTCCCCCCGAACATTCCTACTTTGCCCGCGGTCACGCCTGAACCACTCCCTGATTCTTGGACATTTTAATCCAGTTAATGTATCCATAAATGCTATTAATTAAAAACGCGCTCCACATCACGAGCATGTTGTAGTCATTTCCACCCGTTTGGAACAAGGTGATTGCCCAGAGTAAAATTGAGAGTACATTGACCATAATCCACAGCGCCCATTGTTCGGCAAACCGCTTTACCATGAGAATTTGCGCGATGACTGACAATACAACTGCCACTGAATCGATACGGACCTGCTGGCCGCCAATCAAGTGCAGGATTTCCGCATAGACTGCCGAGGAAACGACCATAATGACAATCAGCCAAATCCATTGCTTCCTTGTCAGCCTCTTTACAGCAACATCCTCACCGATAGTTCCCTGGCCGACTTGGTTCTTTTTCCAATAATAAATTCCGATGAATTGCAGCGGAAAATAAAACAACGCATTTAGCATCGCCTCCCCATACAAGCCATACGTGTATGAGATGTACGCATATGTACCTGTCTGGATAATCCCAAAATAGTAATTGCTGATTTTCCCCTTTGCGACCAATACGACGCACAGCATTCCGGTAATTGAACTAATCAATCCAATAAATGTGTCATCCCATGCAAAAAACAAAAAAATGTTGATTGCCGTGAACGCCAGCAGCCAAACCTTCTCAAATACTGTCCAATCCTTTAACACTCTTTTTCCCCCTTTTAACTGTTCCCAGATTAGTATTGTTCTGCACTGAAGTCTCAGATTCCTGCTTCGTTATTGCTGCGGACTATTCCTACATGACATCGCCTTTTATTTATAACGTTTAAAAAACCAAGCTGGAAAAAGCTTTTTATAACAATGGATGATCTAGCAAAATGTCCACGATAGAGATAATTTGTGTTTCAATAATTAATGGCCATATTGGGAATAGTATTTTTGATAGGAGGATGTTGTTATGGAAGATCATCATAGCCATGTAAAACTGACATCTGCTGAGTTGGCCTATTTATGGACAACGTATTTATCAGATGGAATGTCCGTTTGCATGTTGAAACATTTTCTAAAACATGTCGAGGATGAGGCAATCCAATCAGTTGCTGCTCATGCCCTCAAATTATCAGAACAGCATATTGACTTTATAGAGACATTATTTGCGGGAGAGAATATTCAAATTCCGGTTGGTTATACGGATTCTGATGTGAATTTAAATGCTGCGCCGTTATTTTCAAATTCATTTTACCTAAATTATATCCGGAACATGTCAAAAGGTGGTTTAGTTACATACGGCAGGATTCTTCAAAATGTTTATCGCGAGGATATCCGCGCTTTTTATAACGAATGCCTGACCGATACTATTGAGCTGGATACATCAGCTGTGAGCCTTTTGCTGAAAAAAGGACTTGCCGTCAGGCCGCCTTCCATTCCTTATCCTGATCAGATACAGTTTGTACATAAGCAGTCGTTTATCCTGGAGGGCTTGGGAAGACGGGAAACTCTTACAGGTACAGAAGTGACCAATTTATATGCCAACATTAACTCAAATCATTTCGGAAGCTGTTTGGCCACCGCCTTTGCCCAGGTTGCCCAATCCGATAAGGTAAGGGATTATCTTTTACGAGGAAAAGAAATTGCTCTTAAGCACATAAACGTATTAGGCAGTTACTTGAAAATGGCCTCTTTGCCGGTTCCAATGTCTTATGACCATGAAGTTACGAAATCGACCGATGTAACGTTCTCGGATAAATTGCTTATGTTTCATTTCAACCTCATGATTTATGCCGGCATAGGCAATTACGGGTTATCCATATCAGAAACACAGCGTTCAGATTTAATTAATGATTATTCCCGCCTTACCGCGGAAATTCTTAAATTTTCAGAGGATGGGGCCAATATCATGATTGCTAACCAATGGCTTGAGCAGCCTCCACTATCAGCAAATCGCAGGGATTTGGCAAAAGAATAAGCTCGTTAGGCAGCCTTATTGGCTGTCTTTTTTAGGTTTTCGATTCTTTCTGTTGCGTTCGTCACACTTTTGCCAATATGCTGTGACACATTTTTGAACAGTCGCTTAATCCCCTATTCTCACGGTGTTTATCGGAGTATATTTAAAGTGTAAACAACGTATTTAAAAACAAAAGGAAATGGGGAATCATTCATGTTTAACAAATTCTTACGGGAAAACAAGATTGTTGCTGCTCTGCTCGCTGTACTTCGTGTGTATCTCGGTTATGCCTGGTTCACTGCAGGTCTTGGTAAAATTCAGAGCGGAGCATTCGACGCCAGCGGATTCATTCAAGGTGCAATCGCCAACCCGGTTAAAGGCCCAGACGGCGGTGTCGTCTACGGCTGGTACGTGGACTTCCTGCAAAGTGTAGCACTTCCTAACATTGACCTGTTCAACGTTCTTGTTCCTTGGGGCGAACTGCTTGTAGGTCTTGGACTAATGCTCGGCTGCCTGACAACTGCTGCAATGTTCTTCGGTCTAGTAATGAACTTCGCGTTCTTCTTTGCCGGAACAGTCAGCCACAACCCAACTGATATTCTGTTTGGATTCATCTTGCTTGCAGCTGGTGCAAACGCTGGTAAATACGGTCTTGACCGCTGGGTGCTTCCTTACATCAACAAAGCAGTCTTCAAAAAAGAACAGCTTCAAAACTAATATAAAAGGAGAGTCCTCCCCCTTCTCCGCTTCAATATAGAATGAACCCCTCATGTGTAATGAGGGGTTTTTTCAATAACCACGTTGCCGCTTGGCAGGTTTCCATCCTTGACTGGGATTAGCATGGTTGGGAACGGAACTGCAGGTTCAAATTTTGTCAGTCTCAATCCCCGGTTAACTTTAAAATCGTAAAAAACAGGAGCACTTTTAGCACTCCTGCACACTGCTATTATTATTCTATTTCACCAGGTGAGTTTGAGTTATTCTTTTGCAAAACCTTCAACCCTGATCCAATATCGGACGCGAGGACATAATTACGGTCTACAAACACTCCCCAGATATTCGATTTGCTTGGGATGTAGACACCAGTTTCAACTGGTGAAGATGGGTTCGTGATATCGACAGTCCTAACTCCGCCTGAGTAATGGGACAGATACAACGTGTTTCCATGGACTTTAGGGTCATGGACCGTTGCACCACCAGGAATTTTGTCAGTAAAATCTGTCCTGAAAGTGCTCAAGAGCTTCGGATTCGTTTTATCCTTAATGTCATAAATCATCGTATAGCCATAAGCCGATTCAAAACCATCGCGTGTCGGCCCAAATACCTCCCTTGTTTCAACAAGGACAGTGCCCCCTTTTGCTAAATCCATGGAATGGGCTGCTCCCTGTACATTGTTCGCGAAATCGGTCCTTCCCAGGTATACAGGGTTAGCTGCATCACTGATATCCAGGATAATGGTTCCTAAATCCCAATAGGAAAGGAAAGCAGTTTTTCCAGTACCATCGGTTTTTACACTGTGGGCAAAAGCAGTACGTTTCACTCCAGACTCATCTGTCCAATTGTAGCCATCATAGTTGGAATCACTGATTTCTGCAATATGATCACGCGGGTCAAACTCAAAAACTGTATTAGGTTTAGCAGGATTGGTTATATCGACAATGTTAACATCCATTTTTTCACCATGGGAGTAGAGGTCGGCATAGCAATTTGCTGTCAATACATAGACGTTATTTCCCTGAACGGTCAAATAAAGCTCATGTGTACCGCGTGAGCCTGAAGTGTCTTCCCAGAAACCGAGTTCCTTTGGGTTCCGCGGGTTTGTGACATCATACAGGACAAAGCCGCCCTTTGCATTTGGGTTATTGCGGTCCAGCTTCTGTACACTTACAGCAGCAAGGTCTCCTTTAAAGTTTGGTGTGTTGACAGATTTGACAATCACTTTTTCCTGCCAGGTCCCCGGAATTGCCGCAAAGTGGGAAACTTCAACCGGATTAGACGGATCTTTCATATCAAACACGCGGACACCGCCCCCGCCTCCGTTGGCTGAGTGTGTTCCAAGATAAGCAAAGCCTTTATAGGCGTAGACATCTCCTGTTGTATTTTTGACTCCTTCACGAATCTGTTTCAATCCAACAGCTGCCACTTCCTTAAGCGCGCCAACATTTTTGCTGCCTTCAAGCAGCGGGACAGTCAGTTCCACCCCTGCCAGATTTTCTCCCTTTTCCACTCCGCCCCCAAACTCATCGTGGGCAAATACCGATGTACCTCCGGCTGAAAAAACCAATACTCCAGCCAAGGCGGTGTTAATCAGAATCCTTTTCTTCATTTTACATTCCTCCCACTCATCAACTTTTTCATGCGATTATGTATAACGTGCTGGGTATCACATTAAACCACTAAAGAGTTTATATATGATGCTAAAATTATAATGAATATTCCGTCTCTTTAAATGACCGATATGTACTGTTTTTTTATTCATTTCATATGGTTCTATTTGTCTAAAAATGGCAGTTCCATCTAAACAAAAGAGTCTATGGGAGGAATATCTCGGTCTTGAATATTTCCCAATACGAATGATGTTTTATTGTTTTAAATAAAAACTCGTTTCATAACTAGTAATCCCTTTTGTCTACTATGCTATAATAAGATGGTTTTTCTAAAAGGAGGTACCTATGTTAACAACAAAGCGCAAGATTACCCCTGACTACGACCCGTGGGAAGCATATATGGATATTGAACAGTATGGAAAGCCGATGCTTACCAACATTGAATTTACAACAACGACTCTATGCAATATGCGCTGTGAGCATTGTGCGGTGGGCTACACGCTTCAGCCGAAGGACCCGAACGCATTGCCGCTTGAGCTTCTTTTACAAAGGCTAGATGAGATCCCTGCACTGAGGTCGCTGAGCATCACCGGCGGAGAGCCGATGCTTTCCCTTTCGTCTGTCAAAAATTACGTCGTGCCGATATTAAAATACGCACACGAACGAGGCGTGCGCACACAAATCAATTCGAATTTGACACTTGATCTGGCCCGCTACGAGCTAATTGTCCCGTATCTTGATGTTCTACATATCTCTCATAATTGGGGGACGGTTGATGACTTTGTTGAGGGCGGCTTTGCCCGGATGAACAGGAAACCGGATTACAAACAGCGAGAGAACTATTTTAAAAGAATGATAGAAAATAGCAGGGCACTGGTGAAAGCTGGGGTCATGGTATCTGCAGAGACAATGCTAAACAAGCGGACACTGCTGCATCTTGAACGCATCCACAAGCAGATTGTTGAGGAGATGCTCTGCCAAAGGCATGAGGTGCACCCTATGTACCCTAGCGATTTCGCAAGCAATCTTGAGGTATTGTCGCTTGATGAAATTCGCTCAGCCGTCCATCATCTGCTTGATATCCGCGATGAAAATGTTTGGATGCTGTTTGGAACACTGCCGTTCTATGCGTGCAGCGGAAACAAGGATGACCTTGAACTCTTACAGCGCCTTTATAAGAGCAAGAATGTGACTGTCCGGAATGATCCTGATGGCCGCTCAAGACTGAATGTTAATATTTTTAATGGCGATATCATCGTGACTGATTTCGGAGATACTCCGCCGCTTGGCAATGTCCAGACTGACAGCCTTCCCGATGCCTTTGAAAAATGGCAGACATCCGACCTGGCTAAGAGCCTTAGCTGCCACTGTCCGGCTGTTTCATGCCTGGGTCCAAATATATTAGTCAAGAATAGCTATTATCAGGACAATGATTTTAGCAAGCTTCGCAACAACATTAGTAAATGAACATAAACAGGCTGCCAGGTAGGCAGCCTTATTTTTTACTAGCCTCCCATGAGGTTTTAACAAAAAAAGTGCCAAACCCCCAGGGCTCAGCACTCAAAAAATTCATCTTCACACAATAAAAATTATAATTCCACGGTTTCCAATTGGAAGCCTTCAACGACAGCCTCTTCGTCGATTTCTAGCAGCAGGCAGCGCTTTCCGTTAATCGTAACATAGCGGACGTTTTTTAAATCCTCCGGGTTGACTGTAACGGTGGCAACCTTAGTCTCAATTTTTACGGTTTTCGGCACAAGGCTTGTGGCTTTGATTTCCTTTTGCTCGTTATCTAGCACGTTTTTGAAAGCGAATTCGACTTTCTCGGTTGTGACATCCTTCACGCCGCTTTCGTCTAGAATCCGCTCCACATCGTGGTAATCCAGCATAGGTGCCTCGGAGTCCTCGGCTTCCTCGACGACTTTGTTAATTTCAGTGTATATGTTTGCAAGCACGTCAGTTTCGACCTTTTCACCAATCAAAGACTGAAGCACTTGTTCGAAGTTGTCCTTTTCTTCTTTTGCAGTATGGATTGGTTCACAAGTCAGAACCTCTTCAATGAACCGGTCACTAGGCTGATTTGCTTTCCCGGCAGAATAAAGGATATGGTTTACATCGGCTGCACCTTGATTGAATGTTGGAAAAAGGAAGCCAAACATAGGCGCCGTTAAATTGATAATCGGGTCTACAGCAGTATTTGCCTTGAATTCCTTCTCAATGTAATCAAATACTAGCGAGGATTTGGGTTGATCCGTCCGGTTCAAACTGCAAAGAATGAAGCGGTGGGAAAACATTTCATCATCTCCGCCTTCTTCCGTTTCTTCGTTGCGTGCCCTGGTCGCAACCTTGAATTCTCCGCGGATGAATGTCACCACTGTATCCATTTCATAGACAAGTCCATCAAACATTTTTTCAACAATCGAAAGCATGCTTTGCATCCACGTTTC is drawn from Bacillus sp. FJAT-18017 and contains these coding sequences:
- the nadR gene encoding multifunctional transcriptional regulator/nicotinamide-nucleotide adenylyltransferase/ribosylnicotinamide kinase NadR codes for the protein MTAGKVGMFGGKFYPLHIGHVYAMIKASTMVDELHVIVSYDDSYERNVILKNAMIPHIPHQIRLRWWTELTKELPHVFVHAVEEIQTGQFSDWERGAELINAAVGKEIDTVFSSEPSYGGNFEKLYPAARHVVIDPERQAYSISGTMLRTEGPIKHWQWLPDCVKPYFAKKVVVVGTESCGKSTLVRNLAALYNTAFVEEYGRTFYEKVGGCEGITLDEDFSQIAFGHKCREEEKLQQANKVLFVDTEAIVTQYFSIAYQGKRQAILDEIARTQTYDLWLLLEPDVEWVDDGTRSFGEQEVRERNHMILKGLLDEHAISYQTISGNYQERLEKAVRLVGELLNE
- a CDS encoding DUF3231 family protein, giving the protein MEDHHSHVKLTSAELAYLWTTYLSDGMSVCMLKHFLKHVEDEAIQSVAAHALKLSEQHIDFIETLFAGENIQIPVGYTDSDVNLNAAPLFSNSFYLNYIRNMSKGGLVTYGRILQNVYREDIRAFYNECLTDTIELDTSAVSLLLKKGLAVRPPSIPYPDQIQFVHKQSFILEGLGRRETLTGTEVTNLYANINSNHFGSCLATAFAQVAQSDKVRDYLLRGKEIALKHINVLGSYLKMASLPVPMSYDHEVTKSTDVTFSDKLLMFHFNLMIYAGIGNYGLSISETQRSDLINDYSRLTAEILKFSEDGANIMIANQWLEQPPLSANRRDLAKE
- a CDS encoding NUDIX hydrolase, which encodes MGYIEELREVTGQRPLILVGSAVAVFNEKGELLLQKRHDGQWGVPGGLMELGESAEDTARREVAEETGLEIGDLDLVTVLSGNEYFVHLPNGDQYYAVTVVYQTEDIKGGRLRPDGVESIDARFFPLDGLPKKLTRIITSLIKKDWL
- the pnuC gene encoding nicotinamide riboside transporter PnuC; this encodes MLKDWTVFEKVWLLAFTAINIFLFFAWDDTFIGLISSITGMLCVVLVAKGKISNYYFGIIQTGTYAYISYTYGLYGEAMLNALFYFPLQFIGIYYWKKNQVGQGTIGEDVAVKRLTRKQWIWLIVIMVVSSAVYAEILHLIGGQQVRIDSVAVVLSVIAQILMVKRFAEQWALWIMVNVLSILLWAITLFQTGGNDYNMLVMWSAFLINSIYGYINWIKMSKNQGVVQA
- a CDS encoding LVIVD repeat-containing protein, whose protein sequence is MKKRILINTALAGVLVFSAGGTSVFAHDEFGGGVEKGENLAGVELTVPLLEGSKNVGALKEVAAVGLKQIREGVKNTTGDVYAYKGFAYLGTHSANGGGGGVRVFDMKDPSNPVEVSHFAAIPGTWQEKVIVKSVNTPNFKGDLAAVSVQKLDRNNPNAKGGFVLYDVTNPRNPKELGFWEDTSGSRGTHELYLTVQGNNVYVLTANCYADLYSHGEKMDVNIVDITNPAKPNTVFEFDPRDHIAEISDSNYDGYNWTDESGVKRTAFAHSVKTDGTGKTAFLSYWDLGTIILDISDAANPVYLGRTDFANNVQGAAHSMDLAKGGTVLVETREVFGPTRDGFESAYGYTMIYDIKDKTNPKLLSTFRTDFTDKIPGGATVHDPKVHGNTLYLSHYSGGVRTVDITNPSSPVETGVYIPSKSNIWGVFVDRNYVLASDIGSGLKVLQKNNSNSPGEIE
- the yfkAB gene encoding radical SAM/CxCxxxxC motif protein YfkAB, whose amino-acid sequence is MLTTKRKITPDYDPWEAYMDIEQYGKPMLTNIEFTTTTLCNMRCEHCAVGYTLQPKDPNALPLELLLQRLDEIPALRSLSITGGEPMLSLSSVKNYVVPILKYAHERGVRTQINSNLTLDLARYELIVPYLDVLHISHNWGTVDDFVEGGFARMNRKPDYKQRENYFKRMIENSRALVKAGVMVSAETMLNKRTLLHLERIHKQIVEEMLCQRHEVHPMYPSDFASNLEVLSLDEIRSAVHHLLDIRDENVWMLFGTLPFYACSGNKDDLELLQRLYKSKNVTVRNDPDGRSRLNVNIFNGDIIVTDFGDTPPLGNVQTDSLPDAFEKWQTSDLAKSLSCHCPAVSCLGPNILVKNSYYQDNDFSKLRNNISK
- a CDS encoding DUF4317 domain-containing protein encodes the protein MNKKDVSTVRKQFKTDNDKLEITDIFNVYVQKETSEIFHWQSQPFGMLEQFQQELFMDNFRKVLAGQLDAKLFDLKFKRGEEGSTQTILYDNLKTEDVETWMQSMLSIVEKMFDGLVYEMDTVVTFIRGEFKVATRARNEETEEGGDDEMFSHRFILCSLNRTDQPKSSLVFDYIEKEFKANTAVDPIINLTAPMFGFLFPTFNQGAADVNHILYSAGKANQPSDRFIEEVLTCEPIHTAKEEKDNFEQVLQSLIGEKVETDVLANIYTEINKVVEEAEDSEAPMLDYHDVERILDESGVKDVTTEKVEFAFKNVLDNEQKEIKATSLVPKTVKIETKVATVTVNPEDLKNVRYVTINGKRCLLLEIDEEAVVEGFQLETVEL
- a CDS encoding DoxX family membrane protein, giving the protein MFNKFLRENKIVAALLAVLRVYLGYAWFTAGLGKIQSGAFDASGFIQGAIANPVKGPDGGVVYGWYVDFLQSVALPNIDLFNVLVPWGELLVGLGLMLGCLTTAAMFFGLVMNFAFFFAGTVSHNPTDILFGFILLAAGANAGKYGLDRWVLPYINKAVFKKEQLQN